From a region of the Rhodococcus opacus B4 genome:
- a CDS encoding CopG family transcriptional regulator, which yields MSETNMGRVPVGDPIPLRFDPTTKQRLEELAAGIGPRRFGALVRVAARRLLADPDRVPESLAQARRASADARRIPWAERPLDLDPATSTRLNELAHEFHTDRSAIVRVALHRFLTAAGRFRHPVLREDARTDLTCRIRVYLNRSTLVRLEKLISRNGDALTAAAIRVAVRRLLDDPGDLTADLGTIGTIRDLTPEDLGPRTNVHFDDDLRDQLDTLAERFDSDRAELMRLAARQLLANPRDLEKAVTEEIYRGDANRDKLLARNTRRQTADQATAAPAVRTAPSPQGNPFGKRHVFRFDEDTKRRLEELADEYGPRRLSALLRVGIRRLIENPAADEALAQARRVAAPPRTARVDVALDDELLAHLDALADRLGSDRQELVHLAATRILRFHHNIENRMLDEMFRAPNNRKHLLATHARRERIRRMDRGSGT from the coding sequence ATGAGCGAGACAAACATGGGCCGCGTACCGGTGGGGGATCCGATCCCGCTTCGGTTCGATCCGACCACCAAACAACGCCTCGAGGAGTTGGCCGCCGGCATCGGTCCGCGCCGCTTCGGGGCGCTGGTGCGGGTCGCCGCGCGGCGACTTCTCGCCGACCCCGACCGGGTGCCGGAGTCCCTGGCACAGGCGCGGCGCGCCTCCGCCGACGCCCGCCGCATCCCCTGGGCGGAACGACCTCTCGACCTCGACCCCGCCACCAGCACTCGCCTCAACGAACTCGCTCACGAGTTCCACACCGACCGCAGCGCGATCGTCCGCGTTGCACTGCACCGCTTCCTCACCGCGGCGGGCCGATTCCGGCACCCGGTGCTCCGCGAAGACGCCCGCACCGATCTGACGTGCCGCATCCGCGTGTACCTCAACCGCTCCACGCTGGTCCGGCTCGAGAAGCTGATCAGCCGCAACGGCGACGCCCTCACCGCGGCGGCCATTCGGGTCGCGGTACGCCGACTCCTCGACGACCCGGGAGACCTCACCGCCGACCTGGGCACGATCGGGACCATCCGCGACCTGACCCCGGAAGACCTCGGCCCGCGCACGAATGTGCACTTCGACGACGACCTGCGCGACCAACTCGACACCCTCGCCGAACGGTTCGACTCCGACCGCGCCGAACTCATGCGCCTCGCCGCCCGCCAGCTCCTGGCGAACCCGCGGGACCTCGAGAAGGCGGTGACCGAGGAGATCTACCGCGGGGACGCCAACCGGGACAAGCTCCTCGCCCGCAACACCCGCCGGCAGACCGCGGACCAGGCCACCGCCGCGCCCGCCGTCCGCACGGCGCCGAGCCCGCAAGGCAACCCGTTCGGGAAACGGCACGTCTTCCGGTTCGATGAGGACACCAAACGCCGCCTCGAGGAGCTGGCGGACGAGTACGGTCCCCGCCGGCTCTCCGCGCTGCTCCGGGTCGGGATTCGCAGACTCATCGAGAACCCGGCGGCCGATGAGGCCCTGGCGCAGGCCCGCCGCGTCGCCGCCCCGCCGCGCACAGCCCGGGTCGACGTCGCCCTCGACGACGAACTCCTCGCGCACCTCGACGCCCTCGCCGACCGGCTCGGCTCGGACCGCCAGGAGTTGGTGCATCTGGCGGCCACACGCATCCTCCGCTTCCATCACAACATCGAGAACCGGATGCTCGACGAGATGTTCCGCGCCCCGAACAACCGGAAACACCTACTGGCCACACATGCCCGCCGTGAGCGGATTCGTCGGATGGACCGCGGCAGCGGCACCTGA
- a CDS encoding histone-like nucleoid-structuring protein Lsr2 — translation MARKVVVELVDDIDGTVFGEDGESITFSVNGVDYEIDLKDKHASKFHKQIGFFIEHATRVGDRTRRSDRPVAPDAPVRRRGNGKEIRAWATEQGYEISSRGRIPAEVEQWFQDAH, via the coding sequence GTGGCGCGCAAGGTAGTTGTCGAACTCGTCGACGACATCGACGGAACCGTCTTCGGTGAGGACGGGGAGAGCATCACCTTCTCCGTCAACGGGGTGGACTACGAAATTGATCTGAAAGACAAGCACGCCAGCAAGTTTCACAAGCAGATCGGATTCTTCATCGAGCACGCCACCCGGGTCGGTGACCGCACACGACGCTCCGATCGTCCCGTCGCCCCGGACGCCCCGGTGCGGCGACGCGGGAACGGCAAGGAGATCCGCGCCTGGGCGACCGAACAGGGCTATGAAATCTCCTCGCGCGGGCGCATTCCCGCCGAGGTCGAGCAGTGGTTCCAGGACGCCCACTGA
- a CDS encoding class I SAM-dependent methyltransferase — protein MSASAVTQAEKAGAAPYSRALLSVYDTVVLRWSNTLVWRCPRERLLAHYNSHLGDRHLDVGPGTGWYLQNATYPTPSPMMVLLDLNPNTLQMTTARLADRGIAAAAHTGSILAPLPTDSGVFDSVAANFVLHCVPGTWAEKGRAFGHIAQVMADDGVFFGSTILDTGVHHTPLSRALNHLYNGPIKLFHNRDDDLDGLHTALAAAFEGVEITIVGSVAVFAARRPRRLGS, from the coding sequence ATGTCTGCAAGTGCGGTCACACAGGCGGAGAAGGCCGGCGCCGCCCCATACAGTCGGGCGCTGCTGTCGGTGTACGACACCGTCGTGCTGCGGTGGAGCAACACCCTCGTCTGGCGCTGCCCCCGCGAACGCCTGCTCGCGCATTACAACTCCCACCTCGGTGACCGGCACCTCGACGTCGGCCCCGGAACTGGCTGGTACCTCCAGAACGCCACCTACCCGACCCCGAGCCCGATGATGGTGCTGCTCGACCTCAACCCGAACACGTTGCAGATGACCACCGCACGTCTCGCCGACCGCGGCATCGCCGCGGCCGCGCATACCGGCAGCATCCTCGCCCCACTTCCCACGGACAGCGGTGTGTTCGACTCCGTGGCCGCGAACTTCGTGCTGCACTGCGTGCCCGGTACCTGGGCGGAGAAGGGCCGTGCGTTCGGGCACATCGCTCAGGTCATGGCCGACGACGGGGTGTTCTTCGGCTCAACCATCCTCGACACCGGTGTCCACCACACTCCTCTCAGCCGCGCCCTGAACCACCTCTACAACGGGCCGATCAAGCTGTTCCACAACCGCGACGACGACCTCGACGGTCTGCACACGGCCCTGGCCGCCGCGTTCGAGGGGGTCGAGATCACCATCGTCGGCTCCGTCGCGGTCTTCGCCGCCCGCCGGCCGCGGCGCCTGGGCAGCTGA
- a CDS encoding YciI family protein: protein MMAKYLLLKHYRGAPASVNDVPMDQWTPEEISAHVQYMNDFAARLESTGEFVDSQALSAEGMFVRYDGEGRPPVTDGPFAETKDLIAGWMVIDVETRERALELAGELSAAPGAGGKPIHEWLEVRPFLTAASTTTECGFHQG, encoded by the coding sequence ATGATGGCCAAGTACCTGCTGCTCAAGCACTACCGCGGCGCGCCCGCATCGGTCAACGACGTACCGATGGACCAGTGGACGCCGGAGGAAATCTCCGCCCACGTGCAGTACATGAACGACTTCGCCGCCCGGCTCGAGAGCACCGGCGAGTTCGTCGACAGTCAGGCACTTTCCGCGGAGGGCATGTTCGTCCGCTACGATGGCGAGGGCCGGCCACCGGTCACCGACGGCCCGTTCGCGGAGACCAAGGACCTGATCGCCGGCTGGATGGTGATCGACGTCGAGACCCGCGAGCGAGCACTCGAACTGGCCGGCGAACTGTCCGCGGCCCCCGGGGCGGGTGGCAAGCCGATCCACGAGTGGCTCGAGGTGCGCCCCTTCCTGACCGCCGCATCGACCACTACGGAATGCGGTTTTCACCAGGGATGA
- a CDS encoding phosphoadenosine phosphosulfate reductase family protein, translating into MVNAPDPGLDLAMLRGLRAPSVKAGPNAVADIAARIEAHLAAHDGYVAFSGGKDSLIVLDLARRVEPEVPVVFFDSGLDYPETYDYLTELAHTWRLDLHRIPTDPPLLQVLADSGHWDHCAPVGTPVDLHEVLITAPARRAHALLGPGELWGVRADESAARRHLYTRGGRRDGVITRADGTTAYGPIWNWTTTDVWAHIARHRLPVNPVYAKLRELGVPEQQHRLSHLIDGGHLDRGRLTWLRRGWPTLFEQLADVLPRLRQMS; encoded by the coding sequence GTGGTGAACGCACCGGACCCCGGCCTGGACCTGGCGATGCTCCGCGGCCTGCGAGCACCGTCCGTGAAGGCCGGACCAAACGCGGTCGCCGACATCGCGGCCCGGATCGAGGCGCACCTCGCCGCCCATGACGGGTACGTCGCGTTCTCCGGTGGCAAGGACTCGCTGATCGTCCTCGACCTGGCCCGTCGCGTCGAACCGGAGGTGCCGGTGGTGTTCTTCGACTCCGGACTCGACTATCCCGAAACCTACGACTATCTCACCGAACTCGCCCACACCTGGCGACTGGACCTGCACCGCATCCCCACCGACCCACCACTACTGCAGGTCCTCGCCGACTCCGGCCACTGGGACCACTGCGCCCCTGTCGGCACGCCCGTCGACCTGCATGAGGTGCTGATCACCGCACCCGCTCGCCGCGCTCACGCACTGCTCGGACCGGGCGAGCTGTGGGGTGTGCGCGCCGACGAATCCGCCGCCCGCCGGCATCTCTACACCCGAGGTGGCCGCCGCGATGGCGTCATCACCCGCGCCGACGGCACCACCGCGTACGGGCCGATCTGGAACTGGACCACCACCGACGTCTGGGCACACATCGCCCGCCACCGTCTGCCGGTGAACCCGGTCTACGCCAAACTCCGTGAGCTGGGTGTCCCCGAGCAGCAACACCGCCTCTCCCACCTCATCGACGGTGGCCACCTCGACCGCGGCCGTCTCACCTGGCTACGCCGCGGATGGCCCACCCTCTTCGAGCAACTCGCCGATGTACTCCCCCGACTCCGACAAATGAGCTAG
- a CDS encoding RAMP superfamily CRISPR-associated protein: MIVSRVWEIEMTARSPISHRGELIGTTAIGRRMKVLQADGSVELVPVISGNSFRGVLRRIGEELLRDVLGYEGQLPLAVAHTLRNGGAIVKTQAEPITGRRLHQLRELIPHLSVFGGAIGAAPIDGCLRVGHVVPIVTEATPILRREYPGPLPSRFDIEALESYSHLDDVTTGHAGTTVDPEAETGGSGSPVMRYDIETLAAGTRFESWVQLVRGSDLDHAFAADVLAEFTRSGWLGGRTGIGHGQIATTIADQAGGAPVVDWREIVASRRSEALETLLALPA, translated from the coding sequence GTGATCGTGTCGCGGGTGTGGGAGATCGAGATGACCGCCCGTTCGCCGATCTCGCACCGCGGGGAGTTGATCGGGACGACCGCGATCGGCCGACGGATGAAAGTCCTGCAGGCGGACGGGTCGGTGGAGCTGGTCCCGGTCATCTCCGGCAACTCCTTCCGCGGCGTGCTGCGCCGAATCGGCGAGGAACTGCTGCGCGACGTCCTCGGCTACGAAGGCCAGCTGCCGCTGGCGGTCGCGCACACCCTCCGCAACGGCGGCGCGATCGTGAAAACCCAGGCGGAACCGATCACCGGCCGCCGCCTGCACCAACTCCGCGAGCTGATTCCACATCTGAGTGTCTTCGGCGGCGCGATCGGCGCCGCCCCGATCGACGGCTGCCTACGCGTCGGCCACGTGGTGCCAATCGTCACCGAAGCCACGCCGATCCTGCGCCGGGAGTACCCGGGCCCGTTGCCGTCCCGGTTCGACATCGAAGCCCTCGAGTCGTACTCGCACCTTGACGACGTGACCACCGGCCACGCCGGCACCACCGTCGACCCCGAGGCCGAGACGGGTGGGTCGGGGTCGCCGGTGATGCGGTACGACATCGAAACCCTCGCCGCCGGCACGCGGTTCGAATCGTGGGTACAACTGGTCCGCGGCTCGGACCTCGACCATGCCTTCGCTGCCGACGTGCTGGCCGAGTTCACCCGGTCGGGCTGGCTCGGCGGGCGCACCGGGATCGGGCACGGCCAGATCGCCACCACCATCGCTGACCAGGCAGGGGGTGCCCCGGTGGTCGATTGGCGAGAGATCGTCGCCTCCCGGCGTTCTGAGGCCCTGGAAACCCTGCTCGCACTCCCGGCATGA
- a CDS encoding LGFP repeat-containing protein encodes MRSDREEIPEGFSKEDADKAETMEARLRMSRAAAGCQVFWPAPFEVCGAILDKYNSLGGPNSFLLFPKSNELVNPDGYGRRSEFMGGHIYWSGATGAHFVAHDFLTKWGNVGYEGGFMKYPVTDEIVNPDGTGRRQVFQDGVIYWHPSTGAHVIHGRILQKWAEVGYETGEFGYPTSDEMASTGWWATQSQIEQRFQRGAMFYNGPTDSVILANFKVEVTAN; translated from the coding sequence ATGCGTTCGGATCGGGAGGAGATTCCGGAAGGTTTCAGCAAAGAAGATGCCGACAAGGCCGAGACCATGGAGGCACGCCTCCGTATGTCACGAGCCGCAGCGGGGTGCCAGGTCTTCTGGCCGGCTCCGTTCGAGGTCTGTGGCGCCATTCTCGATAAATACAACTCTCTTGGCGGCCCGAACAGCTTCCTGCTCTTTCCCAAGTCCAATGAACTCGTGAATCCGGACGGCTATGGCCGACGCTCCGAATTCATGGGCGGGCACATCTACTGGTCGGGCGCAACAGGAGCGCATTTTGTCGCCCATGATTTTCTCACCAAGTGGGGGAACGTCGGCTACGAGGGCGGGTTCATGAAGTACCCCGTCACCGACGAGATCGTGAATCCGGACGGCACCGGTCGACGACAGGTGTTCCAAGACGGGGTGATCTACTGGCACCCCTCGACTGGTGCCCACGTCATTCACGGGCGCATCCTCCAGAAATGGGCCGAAGTAGGCTACGAAACCGGAGAATTTGGATATCCGACCAGTGACGAAATGGCCAGCACAGGATGGTGGGCCACACAGAGCCAGATCGAGCAACGTTTCCAAAGGGGTGCGATGTTCTACAACGGACCGACTGACTCAGTAATCCTTGCGAACTTCAAGGTTGAGGTGACCGCCAACTGA
- a CDS encoding ImmA/IrrE family metallo-endopeptidase — MELREEVGLGLQARFDPYALAELYGVDVVRLSELDCSAEALHHFSSVRSEAFSGAVLPIGTVIVMLENDGHTTVRRRSTASHEMAHVVLEHPFAATMMSDDGCRSSNSEHEVEANWLAGELLIPTEAARTLGVRGVSNEDAATRFDVSVEMARWRLNVSGGRTIRRRVSR; from the coding sequence GTGGAGCTGCGCGAGGAGGTCGGGCTGGGGTTACAGGCACGGTTCGATCCGTACGCGCTGGCAGAACTCTATGGCGTCGATGTTGTCCGTCTGTCCGAACTCGACTGTTCGGCCGAAGCCTTGCATCACTTCTCGTCCGTGCGGTCCGAGGCCTTCTCCGGAGCGGTTCTGCCGATCGGCACCGTGATCGTCATGCTGGAGAACGACGGTCACACCACTGTGCGCCGCCGCTCCACCGCAAGTCATGAGATGGCCCACGTCGTGCTCGAGCACCCTTTTGCCGCCACCATGATGAGTGACGACGGCTGCCGGTCCTCGAACTCCGAGCACGAAGTCGAGGCGAACTGGTTGGCAGGCGAGCTGCTCATCCCGACCGAGGCCGCCCGCACTCTGGGTGTTCGCGGTGTCAGCAACGAGGACGCTGCCACACGATTCGACGTGAGCGTGGAGATGGCCCGGTGGCGCCTCAACGTCAGTGGTGGTCGCACAATTCGCCGGAGGGTGTCCAGGTGA
- a CDS encoding helix-turn-helix domain-containing protein, whose protein sequence is MSKSKIDVAALFAAIDGVRKQRGQSMRQLAKEIGVSPSLLSRLGNGYRPDADGFVTLTRWLGMPAEQFIADDDTAVTPDQPELVAQLAPLLRARKDLAAEDVEYLEDIIEATVRRTRAARIEQ, encoded by the coding sequence ATGAGTAAATCGAAGATCGATGTGGCCGCCTTGTTTGCAGCAATCGACGGTGTGCGCAAACAACGAGGTCAGTCCATGCGCCAACTGGCAAAGGAGATCGGGGTGAGTCCATCGCTCCTCTCCCGGCTGGGGAACGGCTACCGCCCCGATGCCGACGGCTTTGTCACCCTCACCCGCTGGCTGGGAATGCCGGCGGAGCAATTCATCGCCGACGACGACACCGCCGTCACACCGGACCAGCCTGAATTGGTGGCACAACTGGCGCCGCTGTTGCGGGCGCGCAAGGACTTGGCGGCTGAGGACGTCGAGTACCTGGAGGACATCATCGAAGCCACCGTCCGAAGGACGCGAGCAGCCCGTATCGAGCAATGA
- a CDS encoding LGFP repeat-containing protein: MPTEPESTTTALPVPTSESVTSTAARPAPTSESSQPSAAPQPADATPAAPAPAALADAPLPADPPADQPVAPDNPELSSKTAEPDPDWAPTQDPKSTVVPGQMRSDREEIPAGATKEMADKAETMEARQRMSRVAVGCQTYWPFPYEVCGAIRDKYNSLGGPGSFLSYPNSPEYTNPDGYGKRTQFLNGPIYWSAATGAHPVVNSFLNRWGLNGYEAGRLKYPTTDEILLPDGGRRQEFQQGAIYVAFQNAVGSLVLNGPIRDKWNTVGGAAPGGSFLGYPTEDQIAPLPDGQGQMARFQNGVIYWSPATGAYPITGDILSSWSESGSERGQFGYPTTDQISTPSAQFSQTFQGGTIDIESSPVLQLENTSGGYCLFTLNNDRIHISTSKKDGVVVPPTVSSHGWWEPLANCPSNARANLRANLQYLDADGNWQNRADSYNTESNRGPGSGSTTWVAANSRCIHLGPRTWRIVVDAALVGAADVYSPKHYGNALELNCS, from the coding sequence GTGCCGACAGAACCCGAATCGACGACGACAGCCCTTCCGGTTCCCACCTCAGAATCCGTCACGTCGACGGCAGCCCGCCCAGCGCCGACCTCGGAATCCTCTCAACCATCGGCCGCTCCGCAACCAGCGGACGCCACACCGGCAGCACCTGCGCCAGCGGCACTCGCCGATGCTCCGCTACCTGCAGACCCGCCGGCCGATCAGCCGGTCGCTCCGGACAATCCGGAGCTGTCCTCGAAGACCGCCGAACCTGATCCCGACTGGGCCCCGACCCAGGACCCGAAGTCGACGGTCGTTCCCGGGCAGATGCGATCCGACCGTGAAGAAATCCCCGCGGGCGCAACCAAGGAAATGGCCGACAAGGCCGAGACCATGGAAGCACGGCAACGGATGTCCCGAGTCGCGGTGGGATGCCAAACGTACTGGCCCTTCCCCTACGAGGTGTGCGGGGCGATCAGGGACAAGTACAACTCCCTCGGCGGGCCGGGAAGCTTCCTCTCCTACCCGAATTCACCCGAATACACCAACCCCGACGGCTACGGAAAGCGCACCCAGTTCCTGAACGGACCGATCTACTGGTCCGCCGCCACCGGCGCGCACCCCGTGGTCAACAGCTTCCTCAACCGCTGGGGCCTCAACGGTTACGAGGCCGGTCGCCTGAAGTACCCTACGACCGATGAGATTTTGTTGCCGGACGGCGGACGCCGTCAAGAATTCCAGCAGGGCGCGATTTATGTCGCGTTTCAGAACGCAGTCGGTTCCTTAGTTTTAAACGGCCCAATTAGGGACAAATGGAATACAGTAGGCGGCGCAGCCCCAGGGGGAAGCTTCTTGGGTTACCCGACTGAGGACCAGATTGCCCCCCTCCCGGATGGTCAAGGCCAGATGGCACGCTTCCAAAATGGCGTGATTTACTGGTCGCCCGCAACTGGAGCATATCCAATTACCGGAGACATACTAAGCAGTTGGTCTGAAAGCGGTTCCGAAAGAGGGCAATTCGGCTATCCTACAACAGATCAAATTTCTACCCCGTCCGCACAATTCTCGCAGACTTTTCAGGGCGGTACAATCGACATCGAGTCATCACCGGTGCTCCAACTCGAGAATACAAGCGGAGGATACTGCTTATTCACGCTCAACAACGATAGGATACACATATCCACAAGCAAAAAGGACGGCGTAGTCGTACCGCCAACTGTTTCGAGCCACGGATGGTGGGAGCCTTTGGCAAATTGCCCGTCGAACGCTCGCGCCAATCTCCGGGCAAACTTGCAATACCTGGATGCTGACGGAAATTGGCAGAATCGCGCGGATTCTTACAATACAGAATCGAACAGAGGACCCGGAAGCGGTAGCACAACTTGGGTCGCGGCCAACTCTCGGTGCATTCATCTGGGGCCCAGGACCTGGAGGATTGTGGTTGACGCAGCCTTGGTGGGCGCAGCAGATGTATACTCACCGAAGCACTACGGGAATGCCCTCGAGCTTAACTGTTCGTGA
- a CDS encoding M48 family metallopeptidase, with translation MSTAPDRTRMEFPGISSRAWEHPADRAALVTLRTLKGFDTVLRTLSGLLQERQHRLMYLGTSVRVDGRQFSDLNDLRADCVRILGADETPELFVLQTPVVQSFTIGMDRPFIVVTTGLLDVMTYEEQRFIIGHELGHALSGHAVYRTILLHLMRLAGTIGWIPVGGWALRAIIAALMEWQRKSELSGDRAGLLCGQDVHTALRVQMKLAGGSRVSEIDIDAFLSQAAEYDASGDLRDGVLKLLNIELLAHPFSVLRAAELKKWVDGGGYAAVLRGEYLRRGEDDDARIGDEFRTAARTYKQNFDASNDPLIRMLREIGTGLGGAATVVGNGVGEVATDIKDRFNHWRRGSGNNNEGPETPE, from the coding sequence TTGAGCACAGCACCGGATCGCACCCGGATGGAGTTTCCGGGTATCAGTTCGCGGGCGTGGGAGCACCCGGCGGACCGCGCAGCGTTGGTCACCCTGCGCACGTTGAAGGGGTTCGACACCGTGCTGCGGACCCTGTCGGGTTTGCTGCAGGAACGTCAGCACCGGTTGATGTACCTGGGCACCTCGGTCCGGGTCGACGGTCGCCAGTTCAGCGACCTCAACGATTTACGCGCGGACTGTGTCCGCATCCTCGGCGCCGACGAGACTCCGGAGCTGTTCGTGTTGCAGACTCCGGTGGTGCAGTCCTTCACCATCGGCATGGACAGACCGTTCATCGTGGTCACCACCGGGTTGCTGGACGTGATGACCTACGAGGAACAGCGGTTCATTATCGGCCACGAACTGGGCCACGCGCTCTCCGGTCATGCTGTCTACCGCACGATCTTGCTGCATTTGATGCGACTGGCCGGCACGATCGGCTGGATACCGGTCGGCGGGTGGGCGTTGCGGGCGATCATCGCCGCCCTGATGGAATGGCAACGCAAATCCGAACTCTCGGGGGATCGGGCCGGGTTGCTGTGCGGTCAGGACGTGCACACCGCGCTGCGGGTGCAGATGAAATTGGCCGGCGGCTCGCGGGTCAGTGAGATCGATATCGACGCCTTTCTCTCCCAGGCCGCCGAATACGACGCGAGCGGGGATCTGCGGGACGGGGTCCTGAAACTGTTGAACATCGAGCTGCTCGCGCACCCGTTCTCGGTGCTGCGGGCGGCGGAGCTGAAGAAGTGGGTCGACGGCGGCGGATATGCGGCGGTCCTGCGCGGGGAGTACCTGCGGCGCGGGGAGGACGATGACGCCCGGATCGGTGACGAGTTCCGCACCGCGGCACGCACGTACAAGCAGAACTTCGATGCCTCGAATGATCCGCTGATCCGGATGCTGCGAGAGATCGGCACCGGGCTCGGCGGGGCGGCCACGGTGGTCGGAAACGGTGTGGGGGAGGTGGCCACCGACATCAAAGACCGGTTCAACCACTGGCGCCGGGGGTCCGGGAACAACAATGAGGGGCCCGAGACTCCCGAATGA
- a CDS encoding PLDc N-terminal domain-containing protein, with translation MPYLGLIVLIVWVGCLVDVICAEEYRVRHLPKTVWLIIVILLPLVGSVLWLVVGRPHGGGWSGPRLTTGASSGFPEYDRPGRQAGQQSESDEEFLRRCRQRAEEQRRIAKEQEKRRREQGGDDPSV, from the coding sequence ATGCCGTATCTCGGGTTGATCGTGCTGATTGTGTGGGTGGGCTGTCTGGTCGACGTGATCTGCGCCGAGGAGTATCGGGTGCGGCACCTGCCGAAGACGGTGTGGTTGATCATCGTGATCCTGCTCCCTCTGGTGGGGTCGGTGTTGTGGCTTGTGGTAGGCCGTCCGCATGGCGGCGGGTGGTCTGGGCCGCGGCTCACCACGGGTGCGTCGTCGGGGTTCCCGGAGTACGACCGTCCCGGTCGGCAGGCCGGCCAGCAGTCTGAATCGGATGAGGAGTTTCTGCGCCGGTGCCGTCAGCGGGCCGAAGAACAGCGCCGGATCGCCAAGGAGCAGGAGAAGCGGCGGCGCGAACAAGGTGGCGACGACCCCAGCGTGTGA
- a CDS encoding LGFP repeat-containing protein — protein sequence MSTPVPSSEVPATSPITEAPAPAPGEKQPFVEWTPTENPNATIVPGKMRSDRQELPEGFTKEDADKAEIAEAKLQASSRSRSTATTATTALAAAAPTDCMVYWPAWQYTVCGLIRVKYDSLGGPNSFLLWPASNELTNPDGYGKRSVFNNGPIYWSSASGAHPVVNHFFAAWQRNGWEAGPLGYPTTDEIANPGTAPGRRQEFQNTAAIYWKLNEAYAIRGAIRAKWNELGAEQGSLGYPLSDEIVPPPELSVAGTRMNKFEAGMILWSAEQGAAEANWFVTQDGSSARTMDQPGDGVVKISPGKPRETECPAETVHPGTPFNCEEAWPDSYDRTVVARFGRQNSQATPGHGAFGWMHALVDHNLDLDAMGKIINVSQKVPIGDRLEYQAEFKARGQTIIRAAVRTREVAMDEDGHLDEFAQGVVTGYCKTGSEAGEGWCPDWVNGTL from the coding sequence GTGAGCACACCGGTTCCCTCCAGTGAGGTGCCCGCCACCTCGCCCATTACCGAGGCACCGGCGCCAGCTCCGGGCGAGAAGCAACCGTTCGTGGAGTGGACACCTACCGAGAACCCCAACGCCACGATCGTGCCCGGCAAGATGCGCTCGGACCGCCAAGAACTGCCCGAGGGCTTCACCAAAGAAGACGCCGACAAGGCCGAGATCGCCGAAGCGAAACTCCAGGCATCGTCCCGGTCGCGCAGCACCGCCACCACCGCCACCACCGCCCTCGCCGCCGCCGCTCCCACCGACTGCATGGTCTACTGGCCCGCCTGGCAGTACACCGTGTGCGGGCTGATACGGGTCAAATACGACTCCCTCGGCGGCCCGAACAGCTTCCTGCTCTGGCCCGCCTCCAACGAGCTCACCAATCCCGACGGATACGGCAAACGGTCGGTGTTCAACAATGGCCCGATCTACTGGTCTTCCGCCAGCGGCGCTCACCCGGTGGTGAACCACTTCTTCGCCGCCTGGCAACGCAACGGCTGGGAAGCCGGACCTCTCGGATACCCCACCACCGACGAAATCGCCAACCCAGGCACTGCGCCCGGGCGGCGTCAAGAGTTTCAGAATACCGCCGCCATCTACTGGAAACTCAACGAGGCCTACGCCATCCGCGGAGCGATCCGCGCTAAATGGAATGAACTCGGCGCAGAGCAGGGCTCGCTTGGCTACCCGCTCAGCGACGAGATCGTCCCTCCTCCAGAACTCTCCGTGGCTGGCACGCGAATGAACAAGTTCGAGGCCGGCATGATTCTATGGAGTGCAGAGCAAGGGGCTGCCGAGGCGAACTGGTTCGTCACGCAGGATGGATCGTCGGCCAGAACCATGGACCAACCAGGAGATGGTGTCGTCAAGATTTCTCCAGGTAAGCCACGGGAGACGGAATGCCCAGCGGAGACAGTGCACCCTGGAACCCCCTTCAACTGCGAAGAAGCATGGCCCGACTCGTATGACAGGACGGTCGTTGCACGGTTCGGCCGACAGAATTCACAGGCCACCCCCGGTCATGGGGCGTTTGGGTGGATGCATGCACTTGTCGACCACAATCTTGATCTGGACGCGATGGGAAAGATCATTAACGTATCCCAGAAGGTACCCATTGGTGACCGCCTGGAGTACCAGGCGGAGTTCAAAGCAAGAGGTCAGACGATCATCCGAGCAGCTGTGCGTACTCGGGAGGTTGCGATGGACGAAGATGGCCATCTTGACGAATTTGCTCAGGGCGTTGTCACCGGATACTGCAAGACCGGATCAGAGGCCGGGGAAGGATGGTGCCCCGACTGGGTCAACGGCACGCTGTAG